The Rhodothermales bacterium genome segment AGGCGCACGAATTCAGTTGACTCTTGGATTCCGGGCGTCGGTCTGGACGTGGATATCGCTGCCGGCCTTCACGCTTTTGCGGGGGTGCACCGTGGATTTGCGCCGCCGGATTCCAGAGACGGCACTCGACCTGAATCAAGTCTGAACTATGAGCTCGGCGGACGACTCCTGAACGGCATGCTGCAGGCCGAGGCGGTCCTGTTCTACACGGACTACAGTAACCTCCTCGGGGCTGATCTCGCGGCCAGCGGCGGTGAGGGAACGACCAATCAGTTTAACGGCGGAGCCGTCGACGTTCATGGATTGGAATTATCGGCGGCCTACGATCTCGGCATGTTATCGCGTCGCGGTTATTCCTTCCCGCTTCGTGCCCACTATACATTTACGTCAGCGCAATTCAAGAACAGCTTCGAAAGCGATTTCGAGCCCTGGGCCACCGTACGTGAGGGCGATGATCTGCCCTACGTGCCTCGCCACCAGTTCGGCGCGTCGTTCGGCCTGGAGACTCGTCGATTCAGTATCGATCTCTCGGGGGAGTACACCGGCAAGATGAGGACAAATGCGTCGCAGGGGGACTATGTGGACGAGCAGTCGACGGATGCTCACCTGACGATGGATTTCGCTGCGAGCTATCGTGTCAGCCGCCGCGTTCGGATTGTGGGACGTGTGCTCAATCTGACGGATGTCGAGTATGTTGCAGCACGACGGCCGGCCGGCATACGTCCGGGTCTGCCTCGCCGCCTCGTGATCGGCATCAAAACCATCCTCTAGTCGGCAGCACTGCCCCGCGGAACGAGCGGATATCCGCGCAGTAGCAACGGTAGGTTTTCCGGGACTCGAAAACTATGGATCTGATCTACCTCGACTATAACGCCACTACGCCGGTTGACCCCGCGGTCGTCGCTCGTATGACGCCCTTCTTTGATCGGCACTACGGAAACCCGTCAAGCAAGGGGCACGCATACGGGTGGGCGGCAGCTGAGGCCGTCGAGGTCGCCCGGGAGGAGCTTGCGGAACTGATCGGTGCCGATCCCGAGCGTATCACGTTTACGTCGGGTTCCACAGAATCGCTCAACACCGTGATTAAGGGGGTTGTCGATCCGTCGTCCCGGGGTAAGAGGCACATCGTCACGACCATCGCCGAGCACAGCGCCGTCGTCGAATCATGTCGTTCGCTGGAACGGGATGGAGTCCGCGTAACCTATCTACCTGTCGACGCCAATGGGCTCGTCAGCCGTGAGGATATCGAGAACGCGATGTCGGAGGACACGGTACTCGTTGCGGTGATGTGGGCGAACAACGAGATCGGCTCAATTCATCCGATTGAAGAGATTGCGAGGGCCGTACGCGAACGAGATATCCTCTTTCTCACGGACGCGACCCAGGCGGTCGGGAAGGTCCCCGTCTCGGTAGATAGCGTGGACCTTTTGACGTGCAGCGCTCACAAGTTCTACGGTCCCAAAGGCGTGGGTGCACTGTGGACCCGGCCGGGCGTACGAGTGCGACCGCTGCTTCATGGCGGCAGTCAGGAGGACGGCCTTCGCTCCGGAACGCTCAACGTACCGGGTATCGTCGGGATCGGCGCGGCAGCGTCCGTCGCCAGAAACAGGCTTGAGGTCGACGCCGCGAGACACCGGATCCAGCGCGACCGGCTGGAGAATGAACTACAATCAGCCATTGAAGGCCTGCGTGTTAATGCGTCAGGCGAAGACCGACTTCCACAGACATCAAGTCTGACATTCCCGGGAGTCCGTGCAGCCAACCTGCTCACAGAACTCCGTGGGCTCGCGTTGTCCGCGGGCAGTGCGTGCGCAAGTGGATCCGGAAAGCCGAGTCGGGTCTTGAAGGCGATCGGTCTCTCGGACTCCGATGCCCTCGCTACTATTCGCTTCAGTCTCGGCCGGTTCACAACCGACGAGCAGCTCGATACGGCGATCACAATGGTCGTAGAAGCCTACCGGAAGGTGCAGGCGGCCGCTCCTTCGCCCGTTGCGCAACAATGACCCGACTGATATGGAACCCATTGTGAACAAGGTGGCCGACAGCGAGATCGAGG includes the following:
- a CDS encoding cysteine desulfurase, which codes for MDLIYLDYNATTPVDPAVVARMTPFFDRHYGNPSSKGHAYGWAAAEAVEVAREELAELIGADPERITFTSGSTESLNTVIKGVVDPSSRGKRHIVTTIAEHSAVVESCRSLERDGVRVTYLPVDANGLVSREDIENAMSEDTVLVAVMWANNEIGSIHPIEEIARAVRERDILFLTDATQAVGKVPVSVDSVDLLTCSAHKFYGPKGVGALWTRPGVRVRPLLHGGSQEDGLRSGTLNVPGIVGIGAAASVARNRLEVDAARHRIQRDRLENELQSAIEGLRVNASGEDRLPQTSSLTFPGVRAANLLTELRGLALSAGSACASGSGKPSRVLKAIGLSDSDALATIRFSLGRFTTDEQLDTAITMVVEAYRKVQAAAPSPVAQQ